GTTCTGGTCTGGGAATAGCATTGGGTGCATTTTTAGCAGGGCGTCTTTCACGGGATCGTATTGAGCTCGGTGTGCTGCCTTTAGCTGCGCTTGGCATCGCCATCGGTTTAATAATATTGCCCAGCTTAAGCACTCCGGTAACAGCCGCTTTGGATTTCTTCGTAATTGGTACCTGCGGGGGATTATTTATTGTTCCTCTCAACGCGCTGATTCAGTTCCAAGCGAGACCGGGCATGCTTGGCAAAACCTTAGCCGCCAATAACTGGGTGCAAAACGTTACCATGTGTAGCTTTTTGGTGATTACCGCGAGTTTTGCACTCTTGAAAATTTCCAGCAGTCATCTGCTCTACTTGATAGCCGCTGCCGCACTGTTGGGATTTGCATATACGCTGTATCAGTTACCACAAAGTTTTCTGCGCCTGATTATGATGTGGGTTTTGCGTAATCGCTACCGCGTCGCGGTGCAGGGGTTTAAAAATATCCCAGCTCAAGGTGGTGCTTTGCTGCTGGGCAATCATGTCAGCTGGATCGATTGGGCCATTATTCAAATGGCATCACCACGCCCCGTGCGTTTCGTGATGATTCGCAGTATTTACGAAATCTGGTATTTAAAATGGTTTTTTAATCTCGCCGGTTGTATTCCTATCGAGCAGGGCGCGAGCAGTCGTAAATCATTGGATACTGTGCGCGAATGTTTGGAAGCTGGCGAATTGGTATGTCTGTTCCCAGAAGGCACGTTGAGCCGCACCGGTCATTTGGTGGAATTTCGCCGCGGCTACGAACGTGCCTGTGAAGGTCTAAACGCGCTAGTACCCATCATCCCTTTTTATTTGCACGGCTTGTGGGGCAGTCAATTTTCACACTCCACCGCCTTGTTAAAGAAACAGTCTTCGCTGGGCGTACGCCGCAAAGTTATCGTGGCTTTTGGTGAACCTCTGGCTAACACCATCCCTGCCGAAACACTCAAGCAAAAAATATTTGAGCTTTCAATTTCTTCCTGGCAGGAAGATCTTGCCGGCGCGGAAAATATTGGTCGCCGCTGGGTTAGTAGCGCGAAACAGCAGGGAAAACGTTTTGCCATGGCCGACAGCACCGGTGTGCAACTCACCGGTTACCAAGCGTTGGCGGGCAGTACCGCGCTGCGCACTGCATTAAAAAAACGCATTTCCGGCAACAATATCGGTGTCATTATGCCTTCAAGTATTGCTGGAGCTCTGGCGAATATGGCGCTGCTTCAATTAGGCAAAACTGTCGTCAATCTTAATTACAGTATGGGCACTGATGCCTTAAAGGCAGCGATACAAAATGCCGGCATCACCACACTGGTCACCTCCAGAAAATTTATTAAAAAACTCGCAACAAAAGGTTTCGATTTAAGCGAGCTACTTGAAAATGTAAACGTAGTTGAGCTCGAGACAATTAAAGACCAGATGTCGCTCTCGACTAAAATTTCCAGTTATCTGGCGTGCCGCTGGCTACCCAGCAGTTTGTTGAAGTGGTTTATTGCACACTCAGCCAGCGCCGAAAGCACCGCCTGTATTTTATTTTCAAGTGGCAGCGAGGGCACCCCCAAAGGTATTTGTTTAAGCCATAAAAACATTCAGGCTAATGTGCAGCAGACTTTACAGGTACTTAATCCAGAAGCCGACGATGTGATACTTGGTAATTTACCTCTGTTTCATGCCTTTGGTTTAACCGTTACGCAATTTTTGCCTTTGTTGAACGGTCTGCCAGTGGTATTTCATGCCGATCCAACCGACGCCCTGGGCAGCGCCAAACTAATCACCCGCTTCAAGGCCACGTTGATGTTTGGCACTTCGACATTTTTTCGGCTCTATATTAAAAACCGTAAAGTGCACCCACTGATGTTGCGTAGTCTTCGTTTGGTAGTGAGTGGTGCTGAAAAACTTAACCCACAGGTGCAACACGCGTTCTTAGAAAAATTCGGTAAGCCTATTTATGAAGGCTATGGCGCGACTGAAGCCACTCCGGTTGTGAGTGTGAATCTTCCCGACCAACTCGACAGCCAAAGTTTTAAAGTACATCTCGGCGAGAAAAAAGGCACAGTGGGTATGCCGCTGCCGGGGACCAGTATTCGAATTGTCGACCCGGACAGCTTCGAACCCTTGGCAACCGGCGAAGCGGGTATGATTTTAATTGGCGGCGTTCAGATTATGCAGGCTTATCTTAACGAACCCGAACGCACTGACAAAGTTATTTTCGAACTGGACAACCAACGTTGGTACATCACCGGCGACAAGGGCAAGATTGATGAAGACGGCTTTCTGACCATTCTCGATCGCTATTCGCGATTCGCCAAAGTCGGTGGTGAAATGATTAGTTTGGGAAAGGTCGAGCAAGTGGTATATGAGCTCTGTGGTGATATTGCCACGCAAGGTGACAAAGACCTTGAAATTGCGCTGGTAAATTTACCGGACGACAAACGCGGTGAACGCTTGGTGTTAGTGAGTAATTACGACATTGAAGCTGTCATAACTGCCAATAATTTCGGAGCACACGGCCTTAGCAATGTCGCGTTGCCGCAACAAATTATTCAGGTTGAAGACGTGCCTAAGTTAGCATCCGGGAAAATTAATTATCCTGCGGCGAAGCAACTGGCAGTCGATGCTTGTGTGAATCAGTAATTTAATGTAGCCCGGAGCTTTTCCGGGCTACTGGGAAGATGCTATTTTTTAATGCGATACTCGGCCGAACGGGCGTGAGCTTCAAGACTTTCACCCCGGGCCAACACAGATGCAACCTCACCTAACAGCGAGGCACCCTCTGGCGAACAGTGGATAATGGAGGAGCGTTTTACGTAATCGTAAACACCCAGTGGTGATGAGAATCTTGCAGTGCCCGAAGTGGGTAAAACGTGATTAGGCCCGGCACAATAATCACCCAGACTTTCAGAAGTATGCCGCCCCATAAATATCGCACCGGCATGGCGGATTTTTTCGAGCAATGCTTCGGGGTTTTCGACGGAGAGCTCGAGGTGCTCAGGTGCAATTCGATTGGCGAGCTCCAGCGCTTCATCCATATTTTGTACTGCTAGCAGCGCACCGCGATTGGCAAGCGAAACTTCGATAATGGCTTTGCGCTCCATACCCGGCAGTAATTTTTCAATGCTTTCATAAACGCTATCCAGAAAAGCCGCATCGGGTGAAATCAATATTGCCTGGGCGTCTTCATCGTGTTCGGCTTGGGAAAATAAATCCATCGCCACCCAATCTGGGTTGGTTTTGCCATCACACACTACGAGAATTTCAGAAGGGCCGGCAATCATATCGATATCCACCGTACCAAATACTTCGCGTTTGGCGGTCGCCACGAAAATATTGCCGGGGCCAACAATTTTATCCACCTTGGGCACTATACCTGTACCGTATGCCAGGGCAGCGATTGCTTGTGCACCACCTATGGTGATAACGCGTGAAACGCCGGCAACTGCCGCGGCTGCCAACACGATATCGTTCACCTCGCCGCGTGGCGTTGGTGTCACTAATACCACCTCTGGTACCCCCGCCACCTTGGCGGGAACGGCTGCCATTAATATCGAAGAAGGGTAAGCGGCCTTACCTCCGGGGGCATAAAGACCCACACGATCGAGCGGTGTCACCTTTTGGCCCAATACGTTGCCGTTGTTTTCAGTGTATTGCCAACTTTCTACTTTCTGATGCTGGTGATACGCCTCGATGCGGGCGGCAGCTTCGCGTAACGCCGCTACCTGGGACTCTGGAATTCTCGCCAGGGCGTTTTGCAGGGCATCGCCTTCAATCACCAACTCGGCCGCTTCGTTAACGCTGCGATGATCAAAGCGGTTGGTGTAATCCACCAGCGCAGCGTCACCACGATGGCGCACCTGCTCGAGAATTTCACGCACCGTTTTAGTGATGTCATCGTTGACCGATTCTTCCCAGGCGAGGAGTTTGTCCAGGCACGTGGTGAATTCGGCATCTGAGGAGTCGAGGCGATTAATTAACATGTTTCATACCAAAAATTTTAGGCCGCCAGTCGCTCATTGACGGCGGCGCTCACTGCGTCTATTAAAGCTTCGATTTCGCGGTGTTTCATTTTCATCGAGGCTTTGTTCACTATTAAGCGTGAACTGATATCACAAATGGTTTCGCGAGGCTCCAGACCGTTGGCTCGCAGGGTATTGCCGGTATCAACAATATCGACGATCTCATCGCACAGATTCATAATTGGTGCGAGCTCCATTGCACCATACAGTTTGATGAGATCCACCTGACGCCCCTGTTCTGCGTAGTAGCGTTTTGCCAGGCCCACATACTTGGTGGCGACACGAATACGGCCAGCCTTTGGCGGCACACCTTTAATGCCGGCGGTCATCATTTTGCATTTGGCGATGTGAAGATCGAGTGGTTCGTAGTAACTCTTGCTGTTGTGCTCGATCAATGTGTCCTTACCGGATACACCAACGTCGGCAGCGCCGAATTCCACATAAGTGGGCACATCAATACCGCGCAGAATCAACAGGCGCACGTTTTGGGATGACGTTTCGAAGGTGAGTTTGCGGCTTTTTGCAATATCTTCCAAGGGCTCAATACCGGCTGCAGCCAGCAGCGGCAGTGTTTCTTCCAGAATGCGCCCCTTGGTAAGAGCAATGGTGAGTTGCGACATAAATATTCCTGAATCTTAAAAATTAACCGGGTACGCGGCGAATATTGACACCCAGTTGTTGCAGCTTTTCTTCAATACACTCGTAGCCACGATCGATGTGGTAAATACGATCCACCACGGTTTCCCCCTCTGCCACCATACCTGCAATCACCAGGCTCGCAGAGGCACGTAAATCGGAGGCCATCACCGGAGCACCTTTTAAGCGTGTCACTCCAGTAATCAGCGCGGTATTACCCTCAAGCGTGATATTCGCGCCCATGCGATTAAGTTCATTCACTTGAATAAGCCGATTTTCAAAAATCGTTTCGGTGACGGCACTCGACCCGTCGGCCACGGCATTCATCGCGGTGAACTGACTTTGCATGTCGGTCGGAAATGCCGGGTAAGGTGCTGTACGCAGGTTGACACCTCGCGGCCGCGCACCCTGCATATCCAAACTGATGGTGGTTTCACCCACTTCGATTTTAGCCCCGGCCTCTTCGAGTTTTTGAATCACCACCTGGAGTATATCGGCACGGGTATCCCGCAATCGTATCGAACCGCCGGTGGCCGCAGCAGCGACCAAGTAGGTACCGGTTTCAATACGATCAGGCATCACGGTGTAAGTACAGCCGTGCAAACTGTCGACGCCTTCTATTTCCAGAATCGCCGAACCGATTCCCGAAATCTTCGCCCCCATGGCAACCAGGCACTCTGCCAGGTCGACGATTTCAGGTTCCCGTGCAGCGTTTTCCAGAATGGTTTTACCTTTCGCCAACACCGCGGCCATGAGCAGATTTTCGGTGCCGCCCACGGTTACTTTGTCCATCACGAAATGAGCCCCGCGTAAACCTTGCGGGGCGCGGGCGCGAATGTAGCCGCCGTCAACATCAATCTCAGCACCCATAGCCTCGAGGCCGCGCAAGTGAATGTCTACGGGACGACTGCCAATGGCGCAACCGCCAGGAAACGACACATCGGCTTTACCATAACGCGCCAAAGTTGGCCCCAACACCAGAATGGAAGCCCGCATGGTTTTCACAAGTTCGTAGGGTGCTTCAGTATCGCTGAGTGAACCGGGGTCAATTTCGACCGCCATCTTTTCATTAATCGTCACGCCAACACCCATGCATCGTAGCAAGGCCAGCATGGTAGTGATGTCGTTAAGGTGTGGCAGGTTGCAAATAGTCATCGGTCCATCAGCAAGCAGGCATGCCGCGAGAATGGGTAGACCGGAATTCTTGGAACCAGAAATGCGAATTTCCCCGCTGATGCGAGTGCCGCCCTGGATAATTAGCTTGTCCATTTAGCCACCTAGCTGCGGGCGGCGTTTTCGGCGGGAGTGAGGGTTTTCATTTGGAAGGCGTGGATAACACCGCTGGAAATTTGCTCATTTAGCGCAGCGTACACCAGTTGCTGACGTTTTACCGGCATTAGCCCTTCGAATGCGGTCGATACAATCACAGCGGCAATGTGTTTACCGTCTTCACTGACAACTTGCGCCGTACATTCGGGAAGTGTGGATTCTAACAGGGCTTTAATTTCATCTGGCTGCATGGTTTGGCACCTTGGTTTTGGGCGCGGGCGAGCTTGTACAGGCCCGAGCCCAGTCAAAAAGGCCGCCATTTTAATCAAAAAGCGGAAGCTTGGCACCCGCTCTGGATCATATTCTTAGCTCTTGGCAGACCAGCCATCGATTGCCGCCTGTAAATCGCCTTTACTGTCTTTTACACCCTGTGCAAACTGACTGCGAAAGGTTTTGCCCAGATTCACGCCGTCAAGCACCACATTCAAGACCTTCCAGTTACCCGATTTACCCCGTCCAAGAGAGTAAACCACCAGATTGGAGCCCTCGGGTCCGGAAACCTTCTGCACAATGCTGGCTTTGTTTTTCAATACTTGGCTTTTATCGTCAAGAATTTCGATGTTCAAATCGATATTGCTGGACATGCCCTTCACCAGGGTCTCCACCAAACTGCGTTTGAAAGTGCCCACAAACTGCTGTTTTTGGGTACCGGTTGCCTGATTCCAATAGGTTTCCCCCATGACATTTTTGGCAATAAAGTCGAAGCTCACCGAAGGGTCGAGCAACGCTTCCACCTTGCCGTAAAAAGTCTCGGGGTCTTTTTTCAATTCCTCGTTACCGTTCTTCGCCAACTCGAGCAATTGATCTGTGACGGTTTGCACCACTACCTGCGGCCCCTGCATGTTGCTTTCTTCAGGCTGTCGCGGGGGCTGCTCTGCCATACTCGCAGCAGTCACAAACAAGGTAAAACCCGCCAATATGCCGGTGATCTGCGGTAACCTGAACCACTTGATTGGGTTAATCTGTTTCACTTAAAGCTCTCCTGTCGATGTGTTTGACCTGGAATTTTCAATCTCCAGGCCCATATTAAATGCGGTTGTATGAACACAGGCTGACTGTTGTTACACGATTGTTGCACTGCGATTGGCGCACACTTAAGATGGCGGCCCCATTAGCAAGCCTTACCATCGTTAACGCTTTTGGCGGGGATTGTATTCCCTAACAGGTACCCAAACCGTTACCGATTGTGTACCCGCATCACGCCACACCGAGTTTTGTCTATGCTGGATTCCGTACCACAGGTTGTACTTATCGCACTTGCGATTTTAGCGGGTTTTGCCGGGCTCATTTGGAGCGCCGACCGTTTCGTCGCCGGTAGCGCGGCCATCGCCAAAAGTTTTGGCGTTGCCCCGCTGGTCATCGGTCTCACTATTGTTTCATTCGGTACCTCGGCCCCCGAGATAATGGTGTCGATAAGTGCTTCTTTAAAGGGGGCGGGTGATTTGGCAGTCGGTAATGCCTTGGGTTCCAACATTGCTAATATGGGTTTGGTACTTGCCGCCACTGCCTTGGTCGCCACAATTCCGGTACAGCGACACCTCCTAAAAGACGAATTACCCATACTATTTTTGGTTTGCCTTGTGGCAGGTTTTTTTCTGTACGATTCCGTATTGTCTCGCTGGGAGTCTGCCGCACTTCTAATAGGCCTGGTGCCAGCCATTTACTATCTGGTACGAATGAAACAAGGTGAACTTTCCGCAACGGAAATCGCCGAGGAAGAAGCCATTCCAGAGATGAGTCGCACTCGGGCCTTCGGATGGTTTCTCATTGGCCTCGCAGCCCTGATGCTAAGTTCCGAAGTTTTGGTTTGGGGGGCAAAAACTGCAGCCGCACTGGCGGGGGTCAGCCCCCTGGTCATCGGTTTAACCGTCATTGCTCTGGGAACCAGTCTTCCGGAGCTGGCGGCGTCGATGGTCAGCGCCCTGAAAGGTCATCACGACATAGCGCTCGGGAACATTTTGGGTTCCAACATGTTTAACTTAATGGCAGTGATGTCAATTCCCGGCCTCGCCAAACCACTCACAATGGATGATGATGTTTTCGCACGGGATTACGGTGCGATGATGGCGCTCACAGTACTCTTGGCGTTACTCATCGGTATTTCGTTCTGGATGAGTAAAAAAGCGAGTGGTGAAGGGGCTTTGGGAAAAACAGCCGGCATTTTTCTGCTTTGCGGTTATATTGCTTATTATCTGGTGCTCTACAAAACAGCGGCTTAATACACCATGACACAATTCGACTTTCAGCAATCCGCATTGCGCACCATTGCGCTGGAACTCGCTGCCGTTGCGGAGCTCGAAAAACGCATCGACAAAGAATTCGTTGCCTGTTGTGAAAAACTGATGCAGTGCCAGGGCCGGGTTATTGTTTCCGGCATGGGAAAATCCGGGCATGTCGGCAAAAAAATCGCTGCAACACTTGCCAGCACAGGTACACCGGCGTTTTTTGTTCACCCCGGAGAGGCCAGTCACGGGGATATGGGTATGATTACCCGCGATGACATCTTTCTGTGCATTTCCAATTCGGGTAATTCCCCCGAACTGGTGGCGATAATCCCGCTCATCAAACGCCTCGGCATACCCATCGTGGCAATGACCGGTAAACGGGCCAGCCCGCTTGGAGAAGTGGCAGACTTGGTTCTGGATATCAGCGTAAGCTCGGAAGCCTGTCCACTCGATTTGGCACCCACCTCCAGCACCACAGTGACCATCGTGCTCGGTGACGCCCTGGCGATTGCATTACTTGAGGCACGGGGTTTCACTGCTGAAGATTTCGCGTTTTCACACCCAGGCGGCGCGTTGGGACGTCGCTTACTGCTGCATGTTTGCGACGTTATGCACGGTGGCGACGCGCTTCCTGTAGTGAGCAGCGATACGCCTTTGCTCGCAGCCTTGGGAGAAATGAGTCAAAAAGGTTTCGGTATTACCACTGTTGTGGATAACAACCGGCAGTTGCTGGGGGTGTTTACCGATGGTGACTTGCGACGCTGCCTGGACCGTGATGTCGATGTAAAAAACTCCACCATTGGTGAAGTGATGAGTCGTGGCGGCCGCACGGTGTCGCCACAAGCGCTGGCAGCCGAAGCCTTTAATTTGATGGAAACCCATAAAATTACTGCCTTGGTTGTGGCCGAAAATAATCAACCGCTCGGCATTCTTCACATGCACGACATGCTACAAGCCGGCCTGGTGTAAGCCACCCCACAATAGGATCTCTAATGAAGCACCTGTCACTCGACGAAATAAACCACAAAGCTGCGCAGATTAAGCTGTTACTGCTTGACGTCGATGGCGTGCTTACCGATGGCAAACTCTACTTCAGCAACGATGGCCATGAGTTAAAAGCGTTTAATACACTGGATGGTCACGGCATAAAGATGCTGCGTAAATCCGGCGTCGAGGTGGGCATTATCACGGGGAGAACCAGCCAGCTGGTGACGAAACGCGCCTCTGACCTCGGCGTTCAGTTACTGATACAAGGCCGCGAAGATAAATTCACGGCGCTGCAGGAGCTGCTTGAAAACTTTCCCTGTCCGCTGGACCAAATCGCGTTCATGGGTGATGACTACCCCGATCTAACGGTGATGTGTCGCGTTGGTCTGGCGCTCACCGTTCCAAATGCACATCACGCCGTCGCAGAGCAGGCCCACTGGCAAAGCTCGTTAAAAGGTGGCGAGGGCGCAGTGCGTGAAGCCTGCGATCTAATCATGCGCGCTCAGAATACCTTCGACAATGCGTTGGCCGCTTATACCCAAGGTTCTTCTCCCCAAGGGGCCAGCAACTGATGCGCAACAATCGCGTTTACATCCTGCTCATTGCACTCGGTATTGCCAGTATTGTGATGATGTGGGACTCCTCTGAAAACGTGATTACACCACCAAAATCAGCGCCAGCACCTCAGATCCCCTACGCATTCGCCGAGGACGCATCCACTGAATATTTTGGCGATGCTGGAGTGCTGGAGTACTCCTTCACGGCCGATCGTCTTGAGCATTTTCGCAAGGAATCAGACGATGCAGCCATTCCACCGGAAGAATACACCCTGGTAAATAGCCCGCATTTTGTGGTGTATCAGGAGCACACGCCCTGGCATATCGAATCCCAGGAGGGCAAACTCACCCGAGCTGACGAACAAATACTGCTGTGGAATCAAGTGCGCATCTGGCAGGAAGTGCCCGATTCCGACAACCCAGACGAGCCGCTTGCAACTCACCCAGACAACTCTGAATTGAGCACCGAAAAACTTTTTATAAACCCAGTGGAAAAAGTCGCGCACACCGAAGAGCCTGTTAAAATAACAACGCCCTACGGCAAAATAACCGCCGTTGGTATGAGCGCTGACTTTAAGTCACGTAAAATACAGCTTGAGTCGCGCGTGCAAGCCATCCACCGAATTCCCGAAGACCGCAGTTTCAACCCATGAAAGCATTTAGCCGAGTTTCCAACGCGTGGTTTATTCGCATCCTGTTGCTGGCGGGCTATCCTGGCTGGGTTGCTGCTTTACCAGATGACCGTTTTCAAAATCTAAGCATCTCTGCAGATTCTGCCGAACTGGACGACCTCAGTGGTACCACAACCTACGCCGGTGGCGTTGTGGTGGAGCAAGGCAGTATGAAAATTAAGGCGGAGAAAGTCGTCATTTACGGCCGTAAAGATACCTACACCAAGGTGGTTGCTACGGGTGCTCCGGCACGCTTGAGCCAGATCCCAAAAGCGGGACAGGAACCCGTTACCGCGCGGGCCAACCGCATGGAATATCAAATACCCAGTGAAACCTTGATCCTTCTTGATAACGCCGCATTCAGCCAGGAAGGCACCAGTTTGAGCGGTAATCGCATCGAATACGACGTGAAACGTGCCGTTGTTAAAGCCGGCGGCAAAGCCGATGCTGAAGGCGATAATCGCCGGGTACGCATGGTTATTCCCCCCAAGGCGATGAGTAAAGAAGAAGAACAACCAACCAGCCGCGAAAGCAGCGAGACCGAACAACAATAACTACATGCCACAACTTTCTGCGAAACACCTCGCCAAAAGCTACAAAGGCCGCAAAGTCGTTATCGACGTTTCCATCAGCGTCGAAAGCGGCCAGATTGTGGGCTTACTTGGCCCCAATGGCGCCGGCAAAACCACCTGTTTCTATATGATTGCAGGCATAGTAAAGGCGGATCGCGGCGACATTCACATTGGCGACAAGCGCATTACCCACCTGCCCATGCACGAACGCGCCCGCGCAGGGCTTGGTTATCTTCCCCAGGAGGCGTCGGTGTTTCGCAAGCTGAGCGTTGCAGACAACATTATGGCGATTCTGGAAACCCGCAAAGACCTGAATCGTCAACAACGCCGTGACACCATGGAAAAACTGCTCGATGAATTTCACATCCAGCATATTCGCAACAGCCTCGGCATGGCGCTGTCTGGCGGAGAGAGGCGCAGAGTGGAAATAGCCAGAGCACTTGCCACCGAGCCAGATTTTGTGTTGCTGGATGAGCCTTTTGCCGGTGTCGACCCCATTTCAGTCAGCGATATCAAACAAATCGTGCAACATCTGAAAAATCGCGGTATTGGCGTGCTGATAACAGACCACAATGTTCGTGAGACCTTGGATATTTGTGAAAAAGCCTATATCGTATCGGAAGGTCACATTATTGCCGAAGGCAGCTCTGCCGATGTGTTGAGCAATAAGAAGGTACGAGAGGTTTACCTGGGCCAGCATTTCCACCTCTAGACCATTTTTCTGACCGATTACCAAATAACTTGACAAACGTAACGTTTACGTTCTCACCGCGGCATAATCTTTGCTTCAAAAATTGCTCAATTTTATTGCACCTGGCACACAGCAGGACTACACTAGGGCGACTTTAAAGCGTGACCCAAATCGGAACACGCCAACCCAAACCGCAGTTCGCTAACTAACCAGATGCAGTATTCCACACTATGAAGCAGTCTCTCCAGTTAAAGCTGGGCCAGCAGCTCACCATGACGCCCCAGCTGCAACAGGCCATTCGGCTTTTGCAACTTTCCACCCTCGACCTTCAGGCAGAGATCCAGGAAGCGCTGGATTCCAACCCGATGCTGGAAATGGAAGAAGACAATACTGGTGACGACAACAGTAGCGAGCAGGCTAGTAATCAACAAGCTGAGCTAAACGGCAAAGAACACGACAAAACCGAAGCCAGCAATGACACAGACACCAGCGGGGAACAACAGTCTGGCGATAGCGACTGGAACGAAGACAACATTCCAACCGACCTCGCGGTAGACACCAGTTGGGACGATATTTACGAACCCACGCCCAGTGGCACCGGCCTGGCTAAACCTGACAACGACGATTACGACTTCGAATCGCGACGCGGCACATCAGAAACGCTGCAAGACCATCTCAGCTGGCAGCTTAACCTCACGCCAATGTCTGCACGCGATAAAGACATCGCCGAAGCCATTATTGACGCGGTTACGCCCAGCGGCTTGTTGGGGCAAACGCTGGAAGATATCTTCTCGGGTCTTGAAGGCCACCACGAAGAACTGGAAATGGACGAAGTGCTGGCCGTGCTGCACCGTATCCAACAGTTTGATCCTCCCGGCGTGCTCAGCCAGGACGTTCGCGAGTGCCTGTTGATTCAGCTTAATCAGTTGCAAAGCAACAGCGAAGATGTGTTACACGCCAAAGCTCTTGTGAGAGATTACCTCGAATTACTTGGCGCACGCGATTTCAAACAATTGATGCGCAAACTGAAATTAAAGGAGCCGGAATTACAGGCAGCGGTTGAGGTTATTCAGGGCTTGAACCCACGCCCCGGCGAGCAAATTGGAAGCGACGAAACCGAGTATGTGGTGCCCGACGTTTTTGTGAACAAGGTAAATAACCGCTGGATGGTGCAGCTCAACCCCGATATTGCACCGCGCCTGCGTATCAATACAGATTATGCCTCGCTGGTAAAACGCGCCGATTCCAGCGCCGACAATACTTTTTTACGAGATAATCTTCAGGAAGCCCGCTGGTTTTTAAAAAGCCTGCAAAGCCGCAACGA
The Alteromonadaceae bacterium 2753L.S.0a.02 DNA segment above includes these coding regions:
- a CDS encoding 3-deoxy-D-manno-octulosonate 8-phosphate phosphatase (KDO 8-P phosphatase) — protein: MKHLSLDEINHKAAQIKLLLLDVDGVLTDGKLYFSNDGHELKAFNTLDGHGIKMLRKSGVEVGIITGRTSQLVTKRASDLGVQLLIQGREDKFTALQELLENFPCPLDQIAFMGDDYPDLTVMCRVGLALTVPNAHHAVAEQAHWQSSLKGGEGAVREACDLIMRAQNTFDNALAAYTQGSSPQGASN
- a CDS encoding lipopolysaccharide export system protein LptA, with translation MKAFSRVSNAWFIRILLLAGYPGWVAALPDDRFQNLSISADSAELDDLSGTTTYAGGVVVEQGSMKIKAEKVVIYGRKDTYTKVVATGAPARLSQIPKAGQEPVTARANRMEYQIPSETLILLDNAAFSQEGTSLSGNRIEYDVKRAVVKAGGKADAEGDNRRVRMVIPPKAMSKEEEQPTSRESSETEQQ
- a CDS encoding lipopolysaccharide export system protein LptC → MRNNRVYILLIALGIASIVMMWDSSENVITPPKSAPAPQIPYAFAEDASTEYFGDAGVLEYSFTADRLEHFRKESDDAAIPPEEYTLVNSPHFVVYQEHTPWHIESQEGKLTRADEQILLWNQVRIWQEVPDSDNPDEPLATHPDNSELSTEKLFINPVEKVAHTEEPVKITTPYGKITAVGMSADFKSRKIQLESRVQAIHRIPEDRSFNP
- a CDS encoding cation:H+ antiporter encodes the protein MLDSVPQVVLIALAILAGFAGLIWSADRFVAGSAAIAKSFGVAPLVIGLTIVSFGTSAPEIMVSISASLKGAGDLAVGNALGSNIANMGLVLAATALVATIPVQRHLLKDELPILFLVCLVAGFFLYDSVLSRWESAALLIGLVPAIYYLVRMKQGELSATEIAEEEAIPEMSRTRAFGWFLIGLAALMLSSEVLVWGAKTAAALAGVSPLVIGLTVIALGTSLPELAASMVSALKGHHDIALGNILGSNMFNLMAVMSIPGLAKPLTMDDDVFARDYGAMMALTVLLALLIGISFWMSKKASGEGALGKTAGIFLLCGYIAYYLVLYKTAA
- a CDS encoding arabinose-5-phosphate isomerase, with amino-acid sequence MTQFDFQQSALRTIALELAAVAELEKRIDKEFVACCEKLMQCQGRVIVSGMGKSGHVGKKIAATLASTGTPAFFVHPGEASHGDMGMITRDDIFLCISNSGNSPELVAIIPLIKRLGIPIVAMTGKRASPLGEVADLVLDISVSSEACPLDLAPTSSTTVTIVLGDALAIALLEARGFTAEDFAFSHPGGALGRRLLLHVCDVMHGGDALPVVSSDTPLLAALGEMSQKGFGITTVVDNNRQLLGVFTDGDLRRCLDRDVDVKNSTIGEVMSRGGRTVSPQALAAEAFNLMETHKITALVVAENNQPLGILHMHDMLQAGLV
- a CDS encoding RNA polymerase RpoN-/SigL-like sigma 54 subunit; translated protein: MKQSLQLKLGQQLTMTPQLQQAIRLLQLSTLDLQAEIQEALDSNPMLEMEEDNTGDDNSSEQASNQQAELNGKEHDKTEASNDTDTSGEQQSGDSDWNEDNIPTDLAVDTSWDDIYEPTPSGTGLAKPDNDDYDFESRRGTSETLQDHLSWQLNLTPMSARDKDIAEAIIDAVTPSGLLGQTLEDIFSGLEGHHEELEMDEVLAVLHRIQQFDPPGVLSQDVRECLLIQLNQLQSNSEDVLHAKALVRDYLELLGARDFKQLMRKLKLKEPELQAAVEVIQGLNPRPGEQIGSDETEYVVPDVFVNKVNNRWMVQLNPDIAPRLRINTDYASLVKRADSSADNTFLRDNLQEARWFLKSLQSRNETLLKVASCIVEKQQGFLDFGPEAMKPMVLHDVAEIVEMHESTISRVTTQKYMHTPQGIFELKYFFSSHVATESGGECSSTAIRAIIKKLIAAENPRKPLSDSKITGLLAEQGIKVARRTIAKYRESLNIPPSNERKRLV
- a CDS encoding lipopolysaccharide export system ATP-binding protein; protein product: MPQLSAKHLAKSYKGRKVVIDVSISVESGQIVGLLGPNGAGKTTCFYMIAGIVKADRGDIHIGDKRITHLPMHERARAGLGYLPQEASVFRKLSVADNIMAILETRKDLNRQQRRDTMEKLLDEFHIQHIRNSLGMALSGGERRRVEIARALATEPDFVLLDEPFAGVDPISVSDIKQIVQHLKNRGIGVLITDHNVRETLDICEKAYIVSEGHIIAEGSSADVLSNKKVREVYLGQHFHL